GTGGTTCAAGTGGCTCGATCCCGGTGCCTCACCGGCCGCGGAGACCGCGGTCCTCGCCACGGCGTCCGTCGCGGTCACCTGCGTGCGCTTCGCCGTGCTGCGGCTGGCCGTCTTCACCGCCCCCCGTAGCCGTACCCGTTGATGAGAGCGAATCCCGACATGAGCAACTATGCGCACATCAGGCCCGCGCCGGCGGCATCGGCACACGACGGGAGGGGTACGAGTACGTCCGCCCGCTCGCTGCCCGCCTGGGCGGCACCCGCGGCGCTCGGAACCGTCCTCGTGCTCGCGGCCGTCCTGTACGGCTGGGCACTGGGCTCCCTGGGGTGGGGCAACAGCTACTACTCGGCGGCCGTGAAGTCGATGGGGAAGAGCTGGACCAACTTCCTCTTCGGCTCCTTCGACCCGGCCGGCGTGATCACGGTCGACAAGCCCCCGGCCGCGCTGTGGCCGCAGGTGATCAGCAGCAAGATCTTCGGGATGCACGGCTGGGCGCTGATCCTGCCGCAGGTGTTCGAAGGTGTGGCCGGGGTGCTGGTGCTGCACCGCACCGTGCGCCGCTGGGCGGGGGAGGGAGCGGCGCTGATCGCGGCTCTGGTGCTCACCCTGACGCCCATCACCGTGGCCATCAACCGGGACAACAACCCGGACACGCTGCTGGTCCTGCTGCTGGTGTCGGCGGCGTACGCGCTCACCCGTGCGCTGCAGGCCGAGGGCCGGGCCGCGACCTGGTGGCTGTGCGCGAGCGGCTTCCTGATCGGGTGCGGATTCCTCACCAAAATGCTCGCCGCCTGGATGGTCATCCCCGCGTTCGCCGTCGCCTGGCTCGTGGGAGGAAGCGGCCCCTGGATACCGCGAGTGCGGCGTCTGCTGGGCGCGGGAGCCGTCCTGGCGGCGTCCTCCCTGTGGTGGGTCGCCATGGTCGCCCTGTGGCCGGGCGACCGCCCCTACATCGGCGGCAGCAAGGACGGCTCGGCCTGGGACCTCGTGATCGGCTACAACGGACTGGGGAGGGTCTTCGGCTCCAGCGACGGAACGCCCCAGACGATGGGCGGATTCGCCGGGGGATTCGGCGGTCAGTCCGGTCTGGGCCGGCTGTTCGGCGCACAGGTGGGCGGTCAGATCAGCTGGCTGCTGCCGGTCTGCGCGCTGGCCCTGGTCGTCGCCGTCGCCGGGGCGGTACTGCGCCGACGCGGCGGACTGCCCGACTCCGCCGTACTGCCGACCTCCGGCTGGCTGCTGTGGGGAACCTGGCTGGTGGTCTGCGGGGCCGTGTTCTCGACCCAGAAGGGCATCTTCCACCCGTACTACACCACTCAGCTCGCCCCGGCGATCGCCGCCCTGTGCGGCGGACTGATGGCTGCCCTCGTCCGCATCCACCGCGCCGGCCTGCGCTGGGCGCCTCTGGTCGGCGTAGCCGCGGTCGTGGTGAGCGTCGCCTGGGCCGTGGCGCTGGTTCGCCGTGAGCCCGACTGGAACGGCTGGCTGGTGTGGCCCGTGCTGCTGGTCGGTTGCGCCGCGGTCGTCCTGCTGGTGCTGTCACGTCGCCGTGGCCGTCTGCTGACGGTTGCCGGTTGCGTCGCGGTCGCATCGGTTCTGCTGGCGCCGGGAGCCTGGGCGGTGACCGTGCCCGGCTCGACCAACACGGGGGGCTCCAACCCGACGGCAGGTCCACTGACGTTCGGATTCGGCGGAGGCGGTGGCATGCCCCGGCAGGGTCCGAACGGTGGAGACCTTCCCTCGGGCATGCCGTCCGGGATGCCGTCGAACATGCCGGGCTTCCCCGGCGGTGACGCCTCTTCGGGACAGACTGGTGAGCCCCCGACCGGCGGAGTGTCTTCCAGCATGCCCACAGGGGGAGCAAGCGGTATGCCCGGTGCACCCGGGGAAACGGGCTCGAACCCCCGCGGCACACCCTCGTTCCCGGGCGTCGGCTCGGGAGGGACCCCTGGTGGGCGCGGCGGCTTCGGTAGTGGGGAGCTCACCGCCGACCAGCGCAAGATCGTCCAGTACGCCGTCGAGCACGCACCCGACGCACGCATCAAGCTCGCCGTCGAGGGCGGAGCCCTCAACGCCAGCGCTTTCATCCTGGGCACCGACGAGACCGTGATCGGTATGGGCGGCTTCACCAACAGCGACAACGCGCCGTCGGTGGCGCAGTTGGAGAAGTGGACCAAGGACGGCGAACTACGCTACATCCTGGGTTCCGACACGAACGGCGGCGGCGTGCCGGGCCTGTCCGGCGGATACACCAAGCAGCGCTCCGACTGGATCGCCGACCATTGCACCAAGGTTCCGGCGTCGGCATACGGCGGCACCTCCGGCACGTCGTCACAGCAAGACGGCGGCGGTGCGATGGGATCCGGGGGAGGCAACGTGCTCTACGACTGCGCCGCGAAGTAGCCGACGCCCAAGCGACGGTCGCGACACGGCAGAACGGACCAGCAGACGCATGACCGAGCAGCCCGCAGCCGCGCGGCCGCGACATCGGCTCCTCGTGGTCGAGGACGAGCCCAGCATTCGCACCCTGCTGGAGGCAACGCTTCGCCTGACCGGATACGAGGTGAGCAGCACCGACACCGGACAGGCGGCCCTCCTGGAGGTCGAACGCCTAAAACCGCATCTGGTGCTGCTGGACGTGATGCTGCCCGACCTGGATGGCTTCGAGGTGACCCGCAGGCTGCGGGCGGCAGGCAACGACTGTCCGATTCTGTTCCTGACCGCCCGCACCGGCACCGACGATCGCATCACCGGTCTCAGTGCCGGCGGGGACGACTACGTTGCCAAACCCTTCAGCATCGAGGAGGTGTTGCTGCGCATCGAGGCCATTCTGCGTCGCACGGCGCCGGCCGCCGAATGGCAGGCGGTGCAGAGCGTTCTGCGCTACGCCGACCTCGAACTCGACGAGGGCGCCCACGAGGTGCACCGCGCAGGGCAGTACATCGCCCTGTCTCCCACCGAGTTCAAGCTCCTGGCCTATCTCCTGTCGAACGCGGGCCAGGTGGTGAGCAAGGTTCAGATCCTCGACCACGTCTGGAGCTACGACTTCGCTGGCGACTCCCGGATCATCGAAACGTACGTCAGGTACCTGCGCAGGAAGATCGATTGCTTCGAGCCGCCACTGATCCACACCGTGCGCGGCGTCGGCTACTGCCTGCGGCTTCCTCGCGACCACGCAGGGACGTCGGGCCAGTGACCCGGTTCCTGCCCCGGCCGCCCAAGTCGGTGCGACGGCGCCTCATCCTCGGCGCCACTCTGCTCGCCACCGCGGCAGTCCTGACCTCCCAGGCGATCGGATACGTGGTGCTTCGCTCCTGGCTGCTGGACCGGGTCGACGAGCAGCTCGTCGAGTTCCATCCACCGGCTCCCGCCTATGACGACGCGCTCCAAGGCAGGCTCCCGCACTCGGGAGAACGCCCGGACGTGCTTCCCTCGGACTTCCACATCTACTTCTACGACTCCTCCGGGCGCCGTCTGAACAACTCCCTGGGCTCCGAGACCAAGCCAGGACCTCGGTTGGCCGATCACGCGGAGGACCTCGGGCTGCAGGACGGGCACCCCGAAACCGTGCCCGCCATCAGTGGTGACGGCCGCTGGCGGGTACTGCTGAACCCCGGTCCGGACGGCATGAGCGCGGTGGTCACCCTTCCGCTCGACACCGTCGACGGTGCCACATCGAAGCTCCTATGGCTGAACGCCGTGCTGCTCGCCGTCACGATCGTCGCCCTGATCGCCCTGGGCCGGTGGGTGGTTCGCCTGGGGCTGCTGCCTCTGACCAGAATGGAACGGACGGCTCAGGACATCACCGCAGGCCGGCTCGATCTGCGTTTGGCAGACACCGATGCGCGTACCGAGGTCGGACGACTCGGCCGGGTCCTGAACTCCATGCTCGACCGCCTGCAGAAGGCGCTGCTGGCCCGGGAGGCCTCGGAGGCCCGCCTTCGCCGGTTCGTCGCCGACGCCGGGCACGAATTGCGCACTCCGCTCACCGCCATCCAGGGCTATGCCCAACTCGCCCTGCGCCCCGAACCGCGCTCGGCCCTCGAACGACACGAGGCCAACCGGTTCATCGCACAGAACGCGGAACGCATGAGTCTGCTCGTGGACGACCTCCAGTTGCTCGCGACCCTGGACAAAGAACCTTCCTACCGCAGGGAGCGGGTCGACCTGCTGTCCCTCGCGGCGGACGCCGTCAGCGCCGCCGCCGTCCACAGCGAGTCCCACCCCGTCGACCTCGGCCCGCTGCACGCCCCGTCCGATCCCACCGGGGCCGAGGAGCTCGACGTCGCGGAGACCGTCGGTGATCCGCACCGATTGCGTCAGATCGTGGAGAACCTGCTCTCCAACGCCCGCACCCACACCCCGCCGGGCACCCGCGTCCACGTCCGCGTCGGCACGACCGAGGCGGGTCCCGGAACCGGAGGCACGGACCGACCCGGACGCACCACCGCTTCACCGCCTCTGTCGGAGGGCCTGCCGATCAGCGTGATCGAGGTGTCGGACGAAGGGCCGGGCCTCGAACCCGTCGACGCCGAGCTCGTCTTCGAGCGCTTCTACCGAGCCGACCCCGCCCGCTCCCGCATCCACGGCGGCAGCGGCCTCGGCCTGGCCATCGCCGCGACCATCGCCGAGGGCCACGGCGGCCGCCTCGAACTCGACACGACCCCCGGCCGCGGCTGCACCTTCCGCCTGGTTCTGCCCGCAACCGACTTCGGCCAGGAACCCCGCTGATCCCGCGCGTACGGGTGTGCGGCCTTTACAACGGCGCATTGACAGGAACGCCGGGACGCCTACCGGCACGTGTCGAAGACGAGCGTCACGTATGGGCAGCAGTCCGCACAGCTCAAGGAGATACGCGGCTTTGACCCGGAGCGTCAGGGACGCTGGTCTTTCTCCTCCCAGCAGGCCACCCCGCGCCGGCTGAACAAGGCGTTCGCCGCGTTCTTCCGCCGTGTCAAGTCCGGTGGGGCGCGTCCGTTTCCAGGGTGTCGGGCATGTCAGGGTCAACCAGCACCGGCCCGTGGTCGGCAAGGTCAAGACCGTGTCCGTCAAGCGCGAGGGCAAGCGCTGGTACGTCGTCCTCACCGCCGAGCAGGAGCAGCCCGAGCCGCTGCCCAAGACGGGCAGCGCGGTCGGCATCGACATGGGGATAGCCTCATTCCTCACCACCTCCAACGGTGAGCACGTCGCCAATCCCCGCCACGGCCGCAAGGCTGCTGCGAAGCTCGAAGCAGCGCAGCAGGCCCTGCCCCGTTTCCCGCGTGTGCGCCGCGCCAAGCGCGCCGCCAACCACCAGCGGGCCGTGGACAATGTTGCCAAGCTGCACCGCAAAGTCCGCCGCCAGCGGCTCGACCACGCCCACAGGGTCGCTGTCGACCTCGTGCGGCAGCACGACGTCATCGCGCACGAAGACCTCAAGATCCGCAATATGGTCAAGGCCCCCGCGCCGAAGGCCGATCCTGACCAGCCGGGCAGCTTCCTGCCCAATGGTTCCGCCGCGAAGGCCGGGCTGAACCACTCGATCTCGGATGCCGGACGGGAAGTGATCGCCGTGGACCCCCGCAACGCCTCTCGGACCTGCCCCGCATGCGGGCACGGCGCAGCGGAGAACCGGCCCACCC
This portion of the Streptomyces mirabilis genome encodes:
- a CDS encoding ArnT family glycosyltransferase, producing MSNYAHIRPAPAASAHDGRGTSTSARSLPAWAAPAALGTVLVLAAVLYGWALGSLGWGNSYYSAAVKSMGKSWTNFLFGSFDPAGVITVDKPPAALWPQVISSKIFGMHGWALILPQVFEGVAGVLVLHRTVRRWAGEGAALIAALVLTLTPITVAINRDNNPDTLLVLLLVSAAYALTRALQAEGRAATWWLCASGFLIGCGFLTKMLAAWMVIPAFAVAWLVGGSGPWIPRVRRLLGAGAVLAASSLWWVAMVALWPGDRPYIGGSKDGSAWDLVIGYNGLGRVFGSSDGTPQTMGGFAGGFGGQSGLGRLFGAQVGGQISWLLPVCALALVVAVAGAVLRRRGGLPDSAVLPTSGWLLWGTWLVVCGAVFSTQKGIFHPYYTTQLAPAIAALCGGLMAALVRIHRAGLRWAPLVGVAAVVVSVAWAVALVRREPDWNGWLVWPVLLVGCAAVVLLVLSRRRGRLLTVAGCVAVASVLLAPGAWAVTVPGSTNTGGSNPTAGPLTFGFGGGGGMPRQGPNGGDLPSGMPSGMPSNMPGFPGGDASSGQTGEPPTGGVSSSMPTGGASGMPGAPGETGSNPRGTPSFPGVGSGGTPGGRGGFGSGELTADQRKIVQYAVEHAPDARIKLAVEGGALNASAFILGTDETVIGMGGFTNSDNAPSVAQLEKWTKDGELRYILGSDTNGGGVPGLSGGYTKQRSDWIADHCTKVPASAYGGTSGTSSQQDGGGAMGSGGGNVLYDCAAK
- a CDS encoding response regulator transcription factor, which codes for MTEQPAAARPRHRLLVVEDEPSIRTLLEATLRLTGYEVSSTDTGQAALLEVERLKPHLVLLDVMLPDLDGFEVTRRLRAAGNDCPILFLTARTGTDDRITGLSAGGDDYVAKPFSIEEVLLRIEAILRRTAPAAEWQAVQSVLRYADLELDEGAHEVHRAGQYIALSPTEFKLLAYLLSNAGQVVSKVQILDHVWSYDFAGDSRIIETYVRYLRRKIDCFEPPLIHTVRGVGYCLRLPRDHAGTSGQ
- a CDS encoding sensor histidine kinase codes for the protein MTRFLPRPPKSVRRRLILGATLLATAAVLTSQAIGYVVLRSWLLDRVDEQLVEFHPPAPAYDDALQGRLPHSGERPDVLPSDFHIYFYDSSGRRLNNSLGSETKPGPRLADHAEDLGLQDGHPETVPAISGDGRWRVLLNPGPDGMSAVVTLPLDTVDGATSKLLWLNAVLLAVTIVALIALGRWVVRLGLLPLTRMERTAQDITAGRLDLRLADTDARTEVGRLGRVLNSMLDRLQKALLAREASEARLRRFVADAGHELRTPLTAIQGYAQLALRPEPRSALERHEANRFIAQNAERMSLLVDDLQLLATLDKEPSYRRERVDLLSLAADAVSAAAVHSESHPVDLGPLHAPSDPTGAEELDVAETVGDPHRLRQIVENLLSNARTHTPPGTRVHVRVGTTEAGPGTGGTDRPGRTTASPPLSEGLPISVIEVSDEGPGLEPVDAELVFERFYRADPARSRIHGGSGLGLAIAATIAEGHGGRLELDTTPGRGCTFRLVLPATDFGQEPR